In one window of Nicotiana tabacum cultivar K326 chromosome 12, ASM71507v2, whole genome shotgun sequence DNA:
- the LOC107775317 gene encoding transcription factor BEE 3, giving the protein MGDHSAADRFQALNSSSSHFMNSNNMELLNSINLEAENFSSNINQHGFLALSNEDFSNHHSQNIHQLPNMAFHTDMNLSSSISAQNIYDPAAAAQFFTLGGPSSYGCSSNMNSIPESESILNNNIPNPPPLVSGTAKNCEGRKRKRNNQKEAEKPREVVHVRAKRGQATDSHSLAERLRREKINEKLRCLQELVPGCYKTMGMAVMLDVIINYVRSLQNQIDFLSMKLSAASLFYDFNSSEMDDMDSMQGTNGYAAQGMGKIVGEGYGGVPQFQTSWPL; this is encoded by the exons ATGGGTGATCATTCTGCTGCAGATCGTTTTCAGGCTTtgaattcttcttcttcccatttTATGAACTCAAATAATATGGAACTCCTAAATAGTATAAACCTTGAAGCTGAGAATTTCAGCTCAAATATTAACCAACATGGGTTTTTGGCTTTGTCAAATGAAGACTTTTCTAATCATCATTCTCAAAATATTCATCAGCTTCCAAACATGGCTTTTCATACTGATATGAATCTCTCAAGTTCCATTTCTGCTCAGAATATATATGATCCAGCTGCTGCTGCTCAGTTTTTTACCTTGGGAGGTCCAAGTAGTTATGGCTGCAGTAGCAATATGAATTCAATTCCTGAATCAGAGTCCATACTGAATAATAATATTCCAAATCCTCCACCTCTAGTGTCTGGAACTGCCAAG AACTGTGAAGGGagaaagaggaaaagaaataATCAGAAAGAAGCTGAGAAGCCAAGAGAAGTTGTTCATGTTAGAGCAAAGAGAGGCCAAGCTACTGATAGTCATAGTTTGGCAGAAAGA CTTCGAAGGGAGAAAATTAATGAAAAGCTTAGATGCTTGCAAGAACTAGTTCCTGGATGTTACAAG ACTATGGGAATGGCAGTGATGTTGGATGTAATAATCAACTATGTCCGCTCATTGCAAAATCAAATTGAT TTTCTTTCAATGAAACTATCAGCAGCAAGTTTGTTTTATGACTTCAACTCATCAGAGATGGATGATATGGACTCAATGCAG GGAACAAACGGGTATGCAGCTCAAGGAATGGGGAAGATTGTTGGTGAAGGATATGGAGGAGTTCCTCAGTTTCAAACATCTTGGCCTCTTTGA